The DNA window GGAGACCAGAATTCCCGGTCATGAAGTTGACACCTATCTCTGGGAAGCGGGACAGGGCTTCGCCCGGCTTACCAGTTTCAATATTTCGCTCAACACGTCCCTGTCGAACAACACCTTTGCAGGGAAGAAGGAAATACAAAAAAACAAGGAAGAGGAGGAGGCCATCGATGAGGAGGAAGAGGAAGAGCGACCCAAAACCCTCGACCTCAACGCGCCGTATAATTTCAGCATTCCCTGGAACCTGTCCCTCGGTTACGACTATCGCGTCAATCGCAGCAATCCCACACGCGAAACACGCAACTCGAATCTTCGAGCCAACCTCACATTCAGTCTCACACCAACCTGGCATTTCACTCTCAGCGGTTACTACGACATCTTCAACAAGGAGCTCGGTGCCCCACAGATCAACATCCGCAAAGATTTGCACTGCTGGGAGATGAATTTCCAGTGGCAGCCCGCCGGACCTTATCGCAGCTTCTATTTCGTCCTTCGCCTCAAAGCGCCGCAGCTCCAGGACATCAAACTCGAAAAACGCGGCTCCGACAGCGGCCGCCTCCGGTATTGAGAAAATAGACGCAGATTAGTGCAGACTTAAAAGGACCGCAGATTTTCGCAAATTTTACGCAGATTTTCGCCGGGAAACCTTGAAAAATCATTTTTGCGAAAATCTGCGTATGCTCTGCGAGAATCTGCGTTCCTCTTCTTTCCTTTAAATTTGAATCATTTGCCCCGCATCGGCATCTTACCGGAGGTGACAGGGTTTTTCATTGTCGCTGGCAGTGGAACTTCGTATTTTCCTTGATTGAGAAACTGTAGCCATTTAATAGATGCGATCTACCATGAGACATTTTACCAGCCTTTTTCTGCTTCTTCTGCTCATTCTCCCGCTGTCGCTTTCCCAGGCCCAGGATGCTGCAAAATGGTCTGCAAAGCCCACGAGCGCGACGGTCAAGGCGGGGGGGACTGTGGAAGTCAAGCTGACTGCCAAACTCAATGACAAGTGGCATGTCTATTCCGTGACCCCGATGGAAGAGGGGCCTGTCGCGACGGAGATCGTGTTCAGCGAAGATTCTCCACTGCAGAAGAGCGGTAAGGTGCGACAGCCCAGGCCGGTGGTGAAATACGATGAGAATTTCGGTGTAAACACCGAGTATTTCGAAGACGACGTCACCTTCACCGTCACCGGGAAAGTGAAATCCGGTGCAAAGCTCGGGAAACAGAAAGCAGTGATCGAGGTGACGTTCATGGCCTGCAACGACCGCATGTGCCTGCCGCCGACTACGGTTGAGGTTCCGTTTGAGATTACGATTGCTGAAGCGGAAATGGCGCAGGCCGCAGATGAAATTGCCGGCGAGTCCGCCATGGCAGATGCCGGTGATGAGATGCAGGATGAAAATGTGGCAGAAGAAGTCGAGGAGGCAGAACCTGCCGCAATGGCGGCCGAGGCTGATAAAAACGAGGCAGTCGAAGAGGAATCGCTCGGGTATGGCGACGAAAGCGATGTCGAGAAGGCCAAGGAGGAAGGACTCTGGGCATACATCGGACTCGCAATGTCGGTCGGTGCACTGGCACTGCTCACACCCTGCGTATTCCCCATGATCCCGATCACGGTGAGTTTTTTCACCAAGCGTGAGGCCGCGACCCGTTATCAGTCCGTGCGCGACGCGCTCATTTATTCCTTCGGTATCATCTTTACATTCACCGGACTGGGGATATTACTGGCCTTGATATTCGGGGCTTCAGGGATAAACCAGTTCGCTGCGAATCCCTGGATGAACATTCTGATCGCCACGGTGTTCCTTGTCTTCGCTCTGAATCTGTTCGGACTGTTCGAGATTGTGGTTCCTTCGGGCATTCTTACAAAGCTGACGGTGGCTTCGGGCAGTGGACAGGGAATTGCCAGCCTGCTGCTTATGGGACTCACGTTTACGCTCACCAGCTTTACCTGTACGGTGCCTTTCGTCGGGACGGTCATGGTCGCAGCTGCGAAGGGTGAAATCTGGTGGTCCATCGTTGGCATGCTCGCATTTTCCAGTGTGTTTGCCCTTCCGTTTTTCCTCCTGGCCCTGTTCCCGTCATGGCTCAAGTCGATGCCAAAGAGTGGTGGCTGGCTGAATTCGGTCAAGGTGGTCATGGGCTTCCTTGAGATGGCGGCGGCGATGAAATTCATGTCCAATGTCGACCTCATCTGGGGTATGGGCATCCTCAGCCGTGACCTCTTCCTGAGCTTCTGGGTCGGTATCGGCATCCTGATCACGATCTATCTCCTCGGAAAGGTGCAGCTTCCGCATGACAGCCCCGTGGAAAAAGTTGGCGTTGTTCGCATGATCTGGTCGGTGTTCTTTCTCGGTATCTCGGTATACCTGTATACCGGTTTGAACGATAAACCCCTGGGAGAACTCGATGCCTTCCTGCCACCGATGAATTATCAGGAAACGATACAGGCTGCGTCCCTTGGCGCGATGACCGGTGGTGCGAGTATGCAAAGCGGGGAAGCCGCCGAAGGGAAGGAGCAGTGGTACTCAGACTACGCACTGGCAATGGCCGCAGCAAAAGAGCAGGCAAAACCCATTTTCATTGATTTCACGGGTTTCGCGTGCACGAATTGCCGCTGGATGGAATCGAACATTTTCCCACGCAGTGACGTGCGGGGACTGTTTGAAGATTATATCCTCGTCCGTCTCTACACTGACGGACAGGGTGAGGTGTATGACAATAACCGGGAATTCCAGGAATCCACCTTCGGCACAGTGGCGCTGCCGCTGTATGTGACGCTGACACCGGATGGTGAGAAGATCAACAGTTTCCCGGGACTGACACGTAATCCGCAGGAATTTGTTCGTTTCCTCAAAGACGGACTTTCGAAATTCCAGGAGAGCAAAGCCGTCGCCATGCGCTGACCGCTGCGCCGCTCCGAGATTTTCCAGGCCTCGTCCCGTGACATGGGACGAGGCCTTTTTGCTTCCAACCGTGCGCCTGTGCGCTCCGCGATATGTGATCTCACACAATTCTTTTGTACTTTAAACGACCATAAAACACTTACTTCCCGCATCCCTGCAGGAAGCCCGCGAGCCTTTTCGGAGCATCCAGTTCATGTCCCAGACGTCATCCCGCAAAAAAGACCACGTCGACCTCGCCGTGAACGAGCAGGTTGCGTTTCGCAGGAAGAGCAATGGCCTGGATCAGTGGGATTTCGCGCACAATGCCCTTCCGGAGTTGGATCTCACGGATATCGACACATCAGTCGAATTTCTCGGGTCAGAACTTTCATATCCGTTGATGATCAGTGGCATGACCGGCGGGTATGAGGAAGCGGAGCGAATCAACGGTCAGCTGGCAGAGGCTGCCGAAGACCTGCGGCTGGCCATCGGTGCCGGCAGCATGCGGCAGGCGCTCGAAAACGACAGCTTTCACGAATCGTATCGCGTTTTGCGCCGCAATGCGCCATCCATCCCCATCCTCGCCAATATCGGTGCGGTCGAAGTCGCTGCGATGGAAGATGTGCGTCCCGCCCGATACCTGATTGATCTTATTGAAGCTGACGCGCTCGTGGTGCACACCAATCCGCTGCAGGAATTCCTGCAGCCGGAAGGCGAGGTGCGATTCCGGGGTGTGCTCGATGGTATTCGCCAACTGGTCGCCGGACTCGATATCCCCGTGATACTCAAAGAGGTCGGCGCCGGGATTTCCCGCGAAGCCGCAATGCGAGCACACGAAGTGGGAGTGCAGTGGGTGGACATCGCCGGCGCGGGCGGCACGAGTTGGGCGGGCGTGGAAATTCTCCGGCGCACGGACGGCTGCGAAGTCTCGCCATCATTCTGGGACTGGGGTATCCCGACCGCTGATATTCTCGAAGAGCTTCGCGTTAATCGTCCCGCCGACCTCCGTATCATCGCTTCAGGCGGCATCACCGACGGCGTTATGATCGCCAAGTGTATCGCACTGGGCGCGGATATGGCCGCCTCCGCACGTCCCCTGCTCAGCGCCCTGATGACAGGCGGCGCTGACGCGCTGCGCAGCCGCCTCTGCGGCTGGAAGCGCGATCTGCAGGGAGTCATGCTCCTTACCGGCGCGCAGGATATCAGTGAGCTGCGCTGCCGTCCAATTACAAAACGCAACAGTCATTAACGTATGAACGACTTTCTTCAGCGCTACAACAAGTACCGGGAAATAATCGATCACCGCGTGGCTACTGTCATTGACAGGGATGAGCCTGTCACGATGTATGAACCCGCGCGTTACGTACTGAGCGGAGGAGGCAAGCGCATTCGTCCCGTGCTCGTCATGCTCGCCTGCCAGGCCGTGGGAGGAGACCCGATGGACGCGGTGGACGCTGGTGTCGCCGTTGAAATCCTCCA is part of the bacterium genome and encodes:
- the fni gene encoding type 2 isopentenyl-diphosphate Delta-isomerase, giving the protein MSQTSSRKKDHVDLAVNEQVAFRRKSNGLDQWDFAHNALPELDLTDIDTSVEFLGSELSYPLMISGMTGGYEEAERINGQLAEAAEDLRLAIGAGSMRQALENDSFHESYRVLRRNAPSIPILANIGAVEVAAMEDVRPARYLIDLIEADALVVHTNPLQEFLQPEGEVRFRGVLDGIRQLVAGLDIPVILKEVGAGISREAAMRAHEVGVQWVDIAGAGGTSWAGVEILRRTDGCEVSPSFWDWGIPTADILEELRVNRPADLRIIASGGITDGVMIAKCIALGADMAASARPLLSALMTGGADALRSRLCGWKRDLQGVMLLTGAQDISELRCRPITKRNSH
- a CDS encoding thioredoxin family protein; translation: MRHFTSLFLLLLLILPLSLSQAQDAAKWSAKPTSATVKAGGTVEVKLTAKLNDKWHVYSVTPMEEGPVATEIVFSEDSPLQKSGKVRQPRPVVKYDENFGVNTEYFEDDVTFTVTGKVKSGAKLGKQKAVIEVTFMACNDRMCLPPTTVEVPFEITIAEAEMAQAADEIAGESAMADAGDEMQDENVAEEVEEAEPAAMAAEADKNEAVEEESLGYGDESDVEKAKEEGLWAYIGLAMSVGALALLTPCVFPMIPITVSFFTKREAATRYQSVRDALIYSFGIIFTFTGLGILLALIFGASGINQFAANPWMNILIATVFLVFALNLFGLFEIVVPSGILTKLTVASGSGQGIASLLLMGLTFTLTSFTCTVPFVGTVMVAAAKGEIWWSIVGMLAFSSVFALPFFLLALFPSWLKSMPKSGGWLNSVKVVMGFLEMAAAMKFMSNVDLIWGMGILSRDLFLSFWVGIGILITIYLLGKVQLPHDSPVEKVGVVRMIWSVFFLGISVYLYTGLNDKPLGELDAFLPPMNYQETIQAASLGAMTGGASMQSGEAAEGKEQWYSDYALAMAAAKEQAKPIFIDFTGFACTNCRWMESNIFPRSDVRGLFEDYILVRLYTDGQGEVYDNNREFQESTFGTVALPLYVTLTPDGEKINSFPGLTRNPQEFVRFLKDGLSKFQESKAVAMR